Proteins found in one Halococcus hamelinensis 100A6 genomic segment:
- a CDS encoding cation diffusion facilitator family transporter: MERAAAVRRIGLVVLGANVVLAAAKGWVWLDTGSLAVGSEAVNSLIDAAYATVVLAGLYLTTQPPDSQHPHGHERIEPFVALAIALAIFLTGGTILWDSVTAIVSGAATATESPAALVVLAAAAAVKFGLYRYCLAAGRTHDSPALTATALDNRNDILTASAAFVGVLGARFGFPILDPLAAAVVSVGILFTGVEVVRDNVPYLIGGAPSDELQSTIIRRALAHPDVEGAHDVIAHYVGPEIDVSLHIEVEGDRTLSEAHDIESAVVASIRTLDAVDDVFVHVDPKELGEWKADPETDRLVHGRDTRPTNGDDPAADGVRE, from the coding sequence ATGGAGCGCGCGGCGGCGGTCAGACGTATCGGGCTGGTGGTGCTGGGGGCGAACGTCGTCCTCGCCGCCGCGAAGGGCTGGGTCTGGCTCGACACCGGCAGCCTCGCGGTCGGCTCCGAGGCCGTCAACAGCCTGATCGACGCCGCCTACGCGACCGTCGTGCTCGCCGGGCTCTACCTCACCACCCAGCCCCCCGACAGCCAGCATCCCCACGGCCACGAGCGGATCGAGCCGTTCGTCGCGCTCGCGATCGCGCTCGCGATCTTTCTGACCGGGGGGACGATCCTCTGGGATTCGGTGACCGCCATCGTCTCGGGTGCGGCCACGGCCACCGAGAGCCCCGCCGCGCTCGTGGTGCTCGCCGCCGCCGCCGCCGTCAAGTTCGGGCTCTACCGGTACTGTCTCGCGGCGGGCCGAACCCACGACTCGCCCGCGCTGACCGCGACCGCGCTCGACAACCGCAACGACATCCTCACCGCGAGCGCGGCGTTCGTCGGCGTGCTCGGGGCTCGCTTCGGCTTCCCGATCCTCGACCCGCTCGCCGCCGCCGTGGTCTCGGTCGGGATCCTCTTTACCGGAGTCGAAGTCGTCCGGGACAACGTCCCGTACCTCATCGGCGGCGCGCCTTCGGACGAACTCCAGAGTACGATCATCCGACGCGCGCTCGCCCACCCCGACGTCGAGGGGGCCCACGACGTCATCGCCCACTACGTCGGCCCGGAGATCGACGTCAGCCTCCACATCGAGGTCGAGGGCGACCGCACCCTCTCGGAGGCCCACGACATCGAGAGCGCGGTCGTGGCGTCGATCCGGACGCTCGACGCGGTCGACGACGTCTTCGTCCACGTCGACCCGAAGGAGCTCGGCGAGTGGAAGGCCGACCCCGAGACCGACCGACTGGTCCACGGGCGCGACACGCGACCCACGAACGGCGACGACCCGGCCGCCGACGGCGTGCGCGAGTGA